A genomic window from Triticum urartu cultivar G1812 chromosome 7, Tu2.1, whole genome shotgun sequence includes:
- the LOC125524844 gene encoding uncharacterized protein LOC125524844, with product MYASHTVSSIPHLITREDKASGRKIGRVGQIHPPRPRRRWPSGWSGPANRQAKGNKAPSLFSSPWGSRTGLHLQVKRRPLLLRVCFFLLFKDMDDYVNVSRFLPKLNNEILGERNDPYKVEQPREFSTDHGVIVTDYRTRWASCSSTTQRRTSP from the exons ATGTACGCCTCCCACACCGTCTCCTCCATCCCCCATCTCATCACTAGGGAAGACAAGGCAAGCGGGAGGAAGATCGGTCGTGTAGGTCAGATCCATCCGCCACGACCTCGACGGAGATGGCCCAGTGGATGGAGCGGACCTGCAAATCGTCAAGCCAAG GGCAACAAGGCTCCATCCTTGTTCTCTTCTCCATGGGGGTCACGCACAGGGCTCCACCTACAAGTGAAGAGAAGACCACTGCTCCTCCGGGTCTGCTTCTTCCTACTCTTCAAG GATATGGATGACTATGTGAACGTAAGCAGGTTTCTTCCCAAACTTAACAATGAGATACTAGGTGAAAGAAATGATCCCTACAAGGTTGAGCAGCCTAGAGAATTTAGTACTGATCATG GGGTGATCGTCACAGACTACCGCACCCGGTGGGCATCGTGCTCTTCAACAACTCAGAGACGGACTTCACCGTGA